A window of Cohnella herbarum contains these coding sequences:
- the ilvN gene encoding acetolactate synthase small subunit, with translation MNRKHTIAILVNDQPGVMQRVSGLFGRRGFNIESITVGSSEEPGLSRMVIVTTGDDHTLEQVQKQLYKLIDVIKVIDVSGNPMVGRELGLIKIGADPSMRPEILGIVETFRAAVVDIGPTTLIVQVVGDTEKIDAMIELLKPYGIRELSRTGVTAMNRGAK, from the coding sequence ATGAACCGTAAACATACGATAGCGATACTTGTGAACGATCAGCCGGGCGTTATGCAACGGGTGTCAGGCCTGTTCGGCCGCCGCGGCTTCAATATCGAGAGCATTACCGTAGGCTCTTCCGAAGAACCTGGCCTCTCCCGTATGGTTATCGTCACTACAGGCGACGACCATACGCTGGAGCAAGTCCAGAAGCAATTGTACAAGCTTATCGACGTTATTAAAGTCATCGACGTAAGCGGCAACCCGATGGTAGGTCGCGAGCTCGGCCTGATCAAGATCGGAGCCGACCCGTCCATGAGACCGGAAATTCTCGGTATCGTGGAGACGTTCCGCGCCGCGGTTGTCGACATCGGACCTACGACCTTGATCGTTCAAGTCGTAGGCGATACCGAGAAAATCGATGCGATGATCGAATTGCTGAAGCCGTACGGCATCCGCGAGCTTTCCCGCACGGGAGTTACGGCGATGAACAGAGGCGCTAAGTAG
- a CDS encoding transposase: protein MGEKRQRYSEEFKEQTVKYIQEQTKTLPQIGEDLNIPSGTLKQWMTKYRKFENEPLVDRATLHQKDKQLMEQERTIEDLKEEIAILKKAMHIFSKERN from the coding sequence ATGGGTGAGAAGAGACAGCGTTACAGTGAAGAGTTTAAAGAACAGACTGTTAAATACATTCAGGAACAGACAAAGACATTGCCCCAGATCGGAGAAGATTTAAACATCCCAAGTGGTACGTTAAAACAGTGGATGACCAAGTACCGCAAGTTTGAGAATGAACCGCTTGTAGATCGTGCGACCCTTCACCAGAAAGATAAGCAACTGATGGAGCAAGAACGCACGATTGAGGATCTCAAGGAAGAAATCGCTATCCTAAAAAAGGCCATGCACATCTTCAGCAAAGAAAGGAACTAA
- a CDS encoding GNAT family N-acetyltransferase has translation MIRWRQPRDDKGIVELVRTQLIPISPWQHPRGNRLHYEITRRIRKGATLVVAQSAKSSPIGFLHLEFRSKALFIDLLAVDSRYQSKQWGTALMLRAEQYALKKGYIVSHVFVDEDNVRAIRFYQKLGYYPLRALQALKVIELAKHLA, from the coding sequence TTGATCCGATGGAGACAACCACGTGACGATAAAGGCATCGTCGAGCTTGTCCGCACGCAATTGATTCCGATTTCCCCTTGGCAGCACCCGCGAGGCAATCGGCTGCATTACGAAATCACCCGCCGCATCCGCAAAGGGGCAACGCTTGTCGTCGCCCAATCCGCTAAGAGCTCGCCGATCGGTTTCTTGCATTTGGAGTTTCGTTCCAAAGCGTTATTCATTGATTTATTGGCCGTAGATTCCCGCTACCAGAGCAAACAGTGGGGAACCGCGCTTATGCTTCGTGCCGAACAGTATGCCCTTAAGAAAGGTTACATTGTATCTCACGTGTTCGTTGATGAAGATAACGTACGCGCTATTCGCTTTTATCAAAAACTCGGATATTATCCCCTGCGAGCGCTCCAAGCTCTAAAAGTCATAGAACTGGCAAAGCACTTGGCATAA
- a CDS encoding winged helix-turn-helix domain-containing protein, giving the protein MVVMVNPTFEAAYDAWITFHVKKSTGERKRKLLKGLGHAPKLFLKNVWWPLFGHLSDLIPEFEVRDFKDGYRYLDFAWIYNGVEIAIEIDGFGSHWRDIDRWQFDDHLFRQNDLVLDDWIVLRFSFDAIKDHPRRCQQMILHAKGKWSLETPDLPVVADPIDRSILEFAIRAGGPFSPSQAAEILGWNRVTIRRHAKNLAAMGILIPAGNSKQRNRMYKINPTFHSISQVASKPILRQR; this is encoded by the coding sequence ATGGTGGTCATGGTTAATCCGACTTTCGAAGCTGCATACGATGCGTGGATAACTTTTCATGTGAAGAAAAGTACCGGGGAGAGGAAACGAAAACTTCTAAAGGGATTAGGTCACGCTCCGAAGTTGTTTTTAAAGAACGTCTGGTGGCCCCTTTTCGGGCATCTATCGGATTTAATTCCGGAATTTGAGGTTCGGGATTTCAAGGACGGCTATCGCTATTTGGATTTCGCATGGATCTATAACGGCGTCGAAATTGCCATCGAGATCGACGGCTTCGGCTCTCACTGGCGAGACATAGACCGCTGGCAATTCGACGACCATCTGTTTCGCCAAAATGATCTGGTGCTGGATGATTGGATCGTTCTTCGCTTCTCTTTCGATGCTATCAAGGATCACCCCCGGAGATGCCAACAGATGATCCTGCACGCAAAAGGAAAGTGGAGCCTTGAGACACCTGATCTCCCCGTCGTCGCGGATCCCATTGACCGGTCGATATTGGAATTCGCCATCCGCGCAGGCGGTCCTTTTTCACCTTCTCAGGCTGCCGAGATATTGGGCTGGAATCGCGTTACCATACGTCGACACGCGAAAAATCTAGCCGCTATGGGAATACTTATTCCCGCCGGCAACAGCAAACAAAGGAATAGAATGTATAAAATCAATCCGACGTTTCATTCCATCAGCCAAGTGGCTTCGAAACCTATCCTTCGGCAAAGATAA
- the ilvB gene encoding biosynthetic-type acetolactate synthase large subunit has protein sequence MSTQGVTLKSKEELIQKWSKPEVISGSDILLRSLLLEGAECVFGYPGGAVLFIYDAMHGFTDFQHLLTRHEQGAIHAADGYARSTGKVGVCIATSGPGATNLVTGIATAYMDSVPLVVITGNVATHLIGTDAFQEADIVGITMPITKHSYLVRKAEDLPRIIHEAFHIANSGRKGPVLIDIPKDVSAEKTLFQPVTEVNLRGYHPTVNPNKNQVDKMIRAIENAEKPVILAGGGVVYSGAHEELHEFITKTGIPTTTTLLGLGGFPSGHELHMGMPGMHGTWTANTAIQTADLLINIGARFDDRVTGKLAGFAPNAKIVHIDIDPAEIGKNVPTDVPIVGDVKAVLEQANSIAKYAGKADAWRKQIAEWKAAKPFKYIDSDTELKPQWVISMIHDTTNGDAIVTTDVGQHQMWAAQYYPFKKPRSWVTSGGLGTMGFGFPSAIGAQMGNPDRTVVSINGDGGMQMCAQELAICAINNIPVKVVIINNQVLGMVRQWQELIYDNRYSHIDLSGSPDFVKLAEAYGVKGFRAANKEDALQVWKEALAHPGPAVVEFVVRKHENVYPMVTQGSTIDQMIMGDSE, from the coding sequence ATGAGTACACAAGGTGTTACATTGAAATCCAAAGAAGAGTTGATTCAGAAGTGGAGTAAGCCGGAAGTGATCTCGGGTTCGGATATTTTGCTTCGTAGTTTGTTACTGGAGGGAGCGGAGTGCGTCTTCGGCTATCCGGGAGGCGCGGTTCTGTTCATCTACGATGCCATGCACGGCTTCACCGATTTCCAGCATCTTCTGACTCGCCACGAGCAAGGCGCCATTCATGCCGCTGACGGATATGCACGCTCTACCGGCAAAGTAGGCGTATGTATCGCGACATCGGGACCGGGGGCGACGAACCTAGTCACGGGTATCGCTACCGCTTATATGGATTCCGTACCGTTGGTCGTTATTACGGGTAACGTTGCGACTCACCTAATCGGAACGGACGCCTTCCAGGAAGCGGATATCGTGGGGATCACGATGCCGATCACGAAGCACAGCTACCTGGTGCGCAAGGCGGAAGACTTGCCGCGAATCATCCATGAAGCTTTCCATATTGCCAATAGCGGACGCAAAGGTCCGGTGCTCATCGATATTCCGAAGGATGTATCAGCCGAGAAGACGTTGTTCCAGCCCGTGACCGAAGTTAATCTGCGCGGATATCATCCGACGGTCAACCCTAACAAGAATCAAGTGGACAAAATGATCCGCGCGATCGAGAACGCAGAGAAGCCGGTAATTCTCGCCGGCGGCGGCGTCGTTTACTCGGGAGCCCATGAGGAACTGCACGAGTTCATCACGAAGACGGGAATTCCGACGACGACGACGTTGCTTGGTTTGGGCGGTTTCCCGAGCGGCCACGAGTTGCATATGGGGATGCCGGGCATGCACGGAACATGGACGGCGAATACGGCAATCCAAACGGCAGATTTGCTCATCAATATCGGAGCGAGGTTCGATGATCGCGTAACCGGTAAGCTCGCGGGTTTCGCGCCGAACGCTAAGATCGTTCACATCGATATCGATCCGGCGGAAATCGGCAAGAACGTTCCGACTGACGTACCGATCGTAGGCGACGTGAAAGCCGTGCTCGAGCAAGCGAACTCGATTGCGAAATACGCGGGTAAAGCGGACGCTTGGCGGAAGCAGATTGCGGAATGGAAGGCGGCAAAGCCTTTCAAATATATCGATTCGGACACCGAATTGAAACCGCAATGGGTCATCTCGATGATTCACGATACGACGAACGGCGACGCGATCGTAACGACCGACGTCGGGCAACACCAAATGTGGGCCGCTCAGTATTATCCTTTCAAGAAGCCGCGCTCATGGGTAACTTCGGGCGGTTTGGGAACGATGGGATTCGGATTCCCGTCCGCGATCGGCGCGCAAATGGGCAATCCGGATAGAACGGTCGTATCCATCAACGGCGATGGCGGCATGCAGATGTGCGCTCAAGAGCTAGCGATCTGCGCAATTAACAACATTCCGGTCAAAGTGGTTATTATCAATAACCAAGTGCTTGGAATGGTTCGCCAATGGCAAGAACTGATCTATGATAATCGCTACAGCCATATCGATCTGTCGGGCAGCCCCGATTTCGTGAAGCTGGCAGAAGCCTATGGCGTTAAAGGATTCCGCGCCGCTAACAAGGAAGACGCGCTTCAGGTTTGGAAGGAAGCGCTCGCGCATCCGGGTCCTGCGGTCGTTGAATTCGTCGTTCGCAAACACGAGAACGTGTATCCGATGGTTACCCAAGGAAGCACGATCGATCAGATGATTATGGGGGATTCCGAATGA
- a CDS encoding 50S ribosomal protein L33, which translates to MSRITRSQVQKLVGKQIYAVRKDGSVVLGKLVRISGNRLVLEPPKGKKVQTKLFLPLLLFDVLAVGTAADGFGYGGGFGGYGGYDGFGYGGWGW; encoded by the coding sequence ATGTCACGTATAACGCGTTCGCAAGTACAGAAGTTAGTCGGAAAACAAATATATGCCGTGCGCAAGGACGGATCCGTAGTCTTGGGTAAGCTTGTCCGTATATCCGGTAACCGGCTTGTGCTAGAACCGCCGAAAGGTAAAAAGGTGCAGACGAAATTGTTCCTTCCGCTCTTATTATTCGATGTGTTGGCCGTCGGTACGGCTGCTGACGGGTTTGGATATGGCGGAGGATTCGGTGGTTATGGAGGATACGACGGATTCGGTTACGGTGGTTGGGGCTGGTAA
- the ilvC gene encoding ketol-acid reductoisomerase produces MAVNLFHEKDADLGVLKGKTIAVIGYGSQGHAQAQNLRDSGVNVIIGLREGKSADTARNDGFEVLSVADATRKADVVQILMPDETQASVYKNEIEPNLKKGAALMFSHGFNVHFGQIVAPADADVLLVAPKSPGHMVRRTYVEGFGVPGLIAIHQNGTGKAFEIGMAYAKGIGCTRAGVIETSFREETETDLFGEQAVLCGGASALVKAGFETLVEAGYAPEMAYFECLHELKLIVDLMYEGGLASMRNSISNTAEYGDYVTGPRVVTDETKKEMKRVLSDIQQGKFARDFILENQSGRAFLTATRRNEAEHPIEVVGAQLRGMMHWISK; encoded by the coding sequence ATGGCAGTTAATTTATTTCACGAGAAAGACGCTGATCTCGGCGTTCTTAAAGGCAAAACAATCGCGGTAATCGGTTACGGCAGCCAAGGTCACGCGCAAGCGCAAAACCTTCGCGACAGCGGAGTAAACGTTATTATCGGTCTTCGCGAAGGCAAATCGGCCGACACTGCCCGCAATGACGGTTTCGAAGTCCTTTCCGTAGCTGACGCGACTCGCAAAGCCGACGTTGTTCAAATCCTTATGCCGGATGAGACGCAAGCAAGCGTTTATAAGAACGAAATCGAGCCGAACCTGAAAAAAGGCGCAGCTCTTATGTTCTCCCACGGTTTTAACGTTCATTTCGGCCAAATCGTTGCTCCTGCGGATGCGGACGTTCTGTTGGTCGCTCCTAAATCCCCTGGCCACATGGTTCGCCGTACTTACGTCGAAGGTTTCGGCGTACCGGGACTGATCGCTATCCATCAGAACGGAACGGGCAAAGCATTCGAAATCGGTATGGCTTATGCCAAAGGAATCGGTTGTACTCGCGCAGGGGTTATCGAAACTTCCTTCCGCGAAGAAACCGAAACCGACTTGTTCGGCGAACAAGCCGTTCTTTGCGGCGGTGCTTCCGCGCTCGTTAAAGCCGGTTTCGAAACGCTTGTAGAAGCTGGTTATGCGCCTGAAATGGCTTACTTCGAATGTTTGCACGAGTTGAAATTGATCGTTGACTTGATGTATGAAGGCGGACTTGCTTCCATGCGCAATTCGATCTCCAACACCGCGGAATACGGCGACTACGTTACCGGACCTCGCGTCGTAACCGACGAAACGAAAAAAGAAATGAAACGCGTTCTTTCCGATATCCAACAAGGTAAATTCGCTCGCGACTTTATCCTTGAGAACCAATCCGGACGCGCGTTCCTTACGGCTACTCGCCGCAACGAAGCCGAGCACCCGATCGAAGTCGTCGGCGCTCAACTGCGCGGCATGATGCACTGGATCAGCAAGTAA